From the genome of Croceibacterium atlanticum:
ACCAGCACCAGCAGGGCGGACAGGATTGCATAGACAATGTCTTGCGCAAGCAGGCCCGCGATGGCGATGGGCAGGCACACCAGCAGCAACTGGCCGGTGGCGATCAGCGGCCGTGCAGCGTTCCGCGCGGAAATGCCGACGCCATAGACGAGGGAGAGCGAGACGGTGAGCACCTGGATCGCGCCGGGCGGGTGGAGATAGATCGTCAGGGCCGCCAACAGGCCGCACAGGCCGGCAAAGGCATAGGCGCCGGCTTCAAATATCCGTTCCAGCTTTCGCGCATCATGGTCCAGCGCATTGCGGTGCATCCGGTAATACAGGACGAACCGGACGATTCCTGTCAGGGCGAGCGCCACGCCAACCGCGGTAATGACCGGATTCTGCGTGGCAATTGCCGCCGTGATTCCGCCCATTGCACCCGTCAGTACCGCCATCATCAGGCTGGTCGGCTGATTGTATAATGTTTCCACCAGCTTCAGGCGCACGTCGTCATCACGGTCATTGCCGCCGAAATGTTTCAAGTAGATCTGGCGCCAGCGCTTAATGGCTACTCTCCTCGCCCCGCCGGGTTAATGGCAAGAGATCACCGAGTGGTTAATGGCCGTGTAACGGATCGGGCGTGTCGGTCAGGTGCCGATGCGCGGTTCCGCATCCAGTGCATTGGCCATCCGGCGGTCCAGCGCGCGGCAGATTTCCAGCCACCAGAGATATGCCTGTTGATCGCCCTGACGCTGGGCCTTGTGCGCCTGTTGCCGGGCATTGCGCGCCGCGGCCATGCCATGCTGCGCGAAATGCCGCAGGGCGGCCTGCAACATAGGGTCGTTCAACTGGTCCGTGCCATTGTCATTCGCGGCGATTCCGCAAGCTTCGCGGGCATCCTGTGGGGCGAGGCGGGTGCCATAAGCGTGGGGTGGTGCTGCAAAGCGGATCGACATGAATGGTTCGCTCAACCTCTGGAATTATCGCACCGCGAACTGCGGTTCTTCCGCCGTGCTAAGGCTGTCGCTCTAAGCTGTGGTTCGCAGCTATGGTTTCCAGATTACATCAGGATTTTAAGAATTTGCTGCGGCCCGCCTAGGGCTTGTCCAGCCATTGCCCGCTGCGTGCATATTGGGGCTTCACCGTGCCGGACCGGTCCAGCGGATTCGCGCCCGGCGGCTGTGCAATTGCGGGCTTGGTCCCGGGGAACGGCTCCGGAATGGAAACCGGCTCATACCCCGTCAATACGGCCGCAGCCTGCACGCTTGCCGAAGGCGCGGCCACCCCGGCTTTCGCGGCAGGGGGCGCGGGCAGATAAGGCGCGGGCAGCGGTTCCCCGCCGGCATAGGCCCGCGTGAAGGCAGATGAAGTGCCCGCCATGCCGCGCCAGCGATAAAACCGATGCGCGCCGATTGTTCCGACCGGCTGCAGGCTGCCTGCCCAATGCGGATTTACGGCCAATGTATGATAATGGGTGGCAAGGCCGACCGGCTTGTAGACGGCCCCTGACAGCGCGGCGCGGGCGACTTTTGCCGCGCGGTCCCACCAGCGTTTTTCGGGCTGCCGCGCCAGCGATCCGTCGCAGGTGAAAGTGAACTGGCAGCCGGTGCTGCGGTCCGAGCCCTGGAACACGACGCCGCAGATATTATCCGGATAATTGCCATTGGCGACGCGGTTCAGGACCACTTGCGCCACTGCCTGCTGGCCGGCATCGGGTTCCAGCGCGGCTTCGTAATAGATGGCCATGGTCAGGCATTTCTGCGCCCGCACCCGGTCCAGCGGCGTGCCATCCGCCAGCATCGGGCGGGCCGGTGCGTCTGCCGGATTCGCATCGCCCCCGGCGGTGTCACGGTCCGCGATTACGCTATCACCCTGCGGCAGATAGGGAAGATCGTCGAGATAGTAGAAAGCGGAACCGGGGAAGCTTTCGCCCGGTGTCTCGAAACCCATGGGCGTGACCTGCGGAACCACGGCGCCCGCATCGGAAAAGTTCCAGCCCTGCGGTGCGACAATTGCCGGCAATGCGATTGCCGCGCCCAGCACGGCGATGCCTTGCCGACCGACCGACCGGCGGCGCGCCGAAATCGGGCGCGACCGCCCGCGACGGGTCAACTTCGCGTGGAAGTCCTGCGGGATCGTGTCGATTGTTGGCGAATGATCGCCCAAACCCGGTTTCCTTCATCTGCCGCCGGCTGCCGCCGGGCGCGCCAGCGGCGCGTAGTCCCTCTTGGGCGGCAAGGCAGCGCATCATTGCGCATCGTGCCAGATGAAGACGAATGCTCTCCAAACCGTTACCGGGCCGAGGCAAGGAATCAGGCTCGCCTTGTTTCGAGCTGATGGCGGGCCGGGCGGGGGTCCTCATATTCCCCTTCCGCCCAGATCGCGGCGCGGCGCTCGCTACGATAGACAAGACCGCGTGCATTCACGCCCGAAGCCTGATGATAGCCTAGTTCTTCGGCAATCGCGTCATAATCCGCGGCGGCAATCGCCTCGTTCAGGCGGGGGCTGCGATCTTCGGACAGATTGCCTTCACCCACATTATAGACGAGGTCCACCAGCGCATCGAATTCATGCTGGTATAAAGGCAGATCGCCGGTCAGCCGCATCACGGCGCGCTTCGCCTCTTTCAGATCCTCTTCCAGGAAATCCAGTATCCGGTCCTGCCCGACGCGTTGGCCAATGCGCAGCCCGTCCGATGCCGCGACCAGATGGCCCACGCCGACAGTGGGGTTCCCCGCCGCATCGCGATAGACGGTGTGGCGCACCCCTTCTTCCTCCACCAGTATTTCCATCAATGCATCGCTCGGCTGCATTTCGGCGGCCGGTTTGCGCTCTTCCGGGCCGATCATCTGCATGGCGAAGGCGGGTTGCGATTGCGGGGCCTGGTGCATCGCCCCTGCGCTAAGGCCCATTACCCCGGCCGAAAGGGCGAGGGCGGCCTTGCGCTTGCGCCGATGGGGCATGCGCGCGGCCCGTCTTGCCCGCCGTTCGGAACGGCGTTGCCGCATCCGGCCTATCAGCGTGCGCACCTTTTCGCGCCTGCCCCTGGGGTTGCGGTCCTTGCGGTCGGTTCGTGCGGGGGAGGGGGTGCTGCTGGTTTGCGCTGTGGAAGCGATAGGCGACTTCTCCTTTTCCAGTTGGCGAAGGGGCGATGTCCTGCCTGCAATGCGTGCCCGTTGGACACGGCAATTGCGGCTTCAGCCAATTAACGGCTGGCCGGGGTGAAAGGTCCGGAATTTCATCAGGTGTTTGAATTAAAAGGGGTTCGCCGGTTCAGAGCGGATAGGTGACGACCGGCTGATAATGCGATCCTTCGCGGCCCAGCGTGCTTTCATACAGGGCCATTTCCCGCACTATGAAAGGCTGGGCCTCCAACGCGCCATGTGCGGCCAGCCAGTCCCCGATCTGGCCGCTGGAAGAATTGAGCCGGGCCAGCGTGACATGCGGCGTGAATTTGCGCGTTTCAGGCGCAATGCCGACTGTGCGGCAGGCCCGTTCCACTCGCCGTTGAAGATCCAGCAGTTCAGGCTCCGCCACCACCCCGGCCCATGCGGTGTGGATCCGCCCCTTCTTTTCGAAATGGCCCACGCCCTTGATCTGCAAGGGAAAGGGTGCCGCTTTCACTCGCGCCAGTTCCGCCGCCAGATCATTCGCCAGGGGCACATCGACATCGCCGACAAAGCGCAGCGTCAGGTGCAATTGTTCATCCGATTGCCAGCGCGCCGCATCGATCCCCTCCATCGCATCATGCAACACATCGCGGACGATTTCCGGCGGGCGAATGGCAACAAAAAGACGGGGCATGGCTGGGCGGCCTTATCTCAGGACGAGGGGCAAGATGCAAAGTTGCATCTGCCATGTCACGTTCCCACATCCTCGGCAGAGTTCGGGCCCGGCAGAGTTCGGACGTATCCCCCGTGCCCCTTGACCGGCACGAACATTTGCGGAACATCACGCCCTTATGAGCCTTACTACCATTTCCGTCCGCGGCGCGCGTGAACATAATCTCAAGGGCGTCGATATCGACCTCCCTCGTGACAGCCTGATCGTGATCACCGGGCTTTCCGGCAGCGGCAAGTCCAGCCTCGCTTTCGATACGATCTATGCCGAAGGGCAGCGTCGCTATGTGGAATCGCTCAGCGCCTATGCGCGGCAGTTCCTCGAAATGATGCAGAAGCCCGATGTCGAACATATCGAGGGGCTGAGCCCGGCGATTTCGATCGAGCAGAAGACGACCAGCCGCAATCCGCGCTCGACCGTCGCGACCGTGACCGAGATCTACGACTATATGCGCCTGCTATGGGCGCGGGTGGGCGTGCCTTATTCACCCGCCACCGGCCTGCCGATCGAAGCGCAAACCGTGTCCAACATGGTGGACCGGGTGATGGCATTGCCCGAAGGGACGCGGCTTTACTTGCTGGCGCCCGTCGTGCGCGGGCGGAAGGGTGAATATCGCAAGGAACTGGCGGAGTGGCAGAAGGCCGGCTTCACCCGTGTGCGGATCGACGGCGAGATCTACCAGATCGAGGACGCGCCGACGCTGGACAAGAAATACAAGCATGACATCGAAGTCGTAGTGGACCGGCTGGCCGTGCGCGAAGGGATCGAGACGCGGCTGGCGGATTCCTTCGAAACCGCGCTGAAACTGGCGGACGGGCTGGCTTATGTGGACCTGGCCGATGGCAATGTTCCCGGGCGCGAAGCGGAAGAAAGCGGCGGCAATCTGAAAGGCGCGGGCGTTCCTGCCAACCGTATCGTCTTTTCCGAAAAATTCGCCTGCCCGGTCAGCGGCTTCACGATCGAGGAGATCGAACCGCGCCTGTTCAGCTTCAACGCGCCGCAGGGCGCCTGCCCGACCTGCGATGGTATCGGGGAAAAGCAGCTGTTCGATCCGCAGCTCGTCGTCCCGAACGAGGAACTGACGCTGAAAAAGGGCGCCGTGGTGCCCTGGGCCAAGAGCAATCCGCCGTCACCCTATTACATGCAGGTCCTTTCCAGCCTGGCGAAGGCGTATGATTTCGATCTGGAAACGCCGTGGAAAGATCTGGAGCCGGACCAGAAGATGATCATCCTCCACGGCACGGGCGGCATGCCGGTGGAGCTGACCTTCAAGGACGGGCGCAAGGAATATACGGTACGCAAACCCTTTGAAGGGGTGATCGGCAATCTCAACCGCCGCCTGATGCAGACGGACAGCGCCTTCATGCGGGACGAGCTGGCAAGGTTCCAGACCGCGCAGCCCTGCGAAACCTGCAACGGCGCCCGCCTGAATGAAAAGGCGCTGGCGGTGAAGGTCGCGGGCGAACATATCGCGGCGCCGGTCAGGCTGTCCGTTTCCGATGCGCTGCAATGGTTCACCGCCCTTCCGGAAAAGCTGAACAAGCAGCAGCAGCAGATCGCCAGGGCGATATTGAAGGAGATCGTGGAACGGCTCGGCTTCCTCAACAATGTCGGGCTGGATTACCTCAATCTCGATCGCACCAGCGGCACCTTGTCCGGGGGCGAGAGCCAGCGCATCCGCCTCGCCAGCCAGATCGGCAGCGGGCTGTCCGGCGTGCTCTACGTGCTGGACGAACCGAGCATCGGCCTGCACCAGCGCGATAATGACCGGCTGCTGGAAACGCTCAAGCGGCTGCGCGACCTGGGCAATACGGTGATCGTGGTGGAGCATGACGAGGATGCGATCCGCGCCGCCGATCATATCGTCGATCTCGGCCCCGGCGCGGGCGTGCATGGCGGCGCGGTGGTGGCGCAGGGCACGCTGAAACAGATCCTCAAGTCGAAAACCAGCCTCACCGCCGCCTATCTCAACGGCACGCGCGAGATCGAGGTGCCGGCGAAGAGGCGCAAGGGCAATGGCCACCAGATCACCGTTCACGGCGCCACGGCCAATAATCTGAAAGGCGTCACCGCCTCAATCCCGCTCGGCACGTTCTGCTGCATCACGGGCGTGTCCGGTTCGGGCAAGTCCAGCTTCACGATCGACACGCTCTATGCCGGTGCGGCGCGGACGCTGAACGGCGCGCGCGTGGTTGCCGGCCCGCATGAAAAGATCACCGGGCTGGAATATTGCGACAAGGTGATCGAGATCGACCAGTCGCCCATCGGCCGCACCCCGCGCAGCAACCCGGCCACTTATACCGGCGCCTTCACCCAGATCCGGGACTGGTTCGCCGGCCTGCCGGAAGCGCAGGCGCGCGGATACAAGCCGGGCCGGTTCAGCTTCAACGTCAAGGGCGGCCGGTGCGAGGCGTGCCAGGGCGACGGGCTGATCAAGATCGAAATGCACTTCCTGCCCGATGTCTATGTCACGTGCGAGGAATGCCACGGCAAACGCTACAACCGCGAAACGCTGGAGGTGAAGTTCAAGGGGATGAGCATCGCCGACGTGCTCGACATGACGATCGAGGATGCGGAAGAATTCTTCAAGGCCGTCCCCCCCATTCGCGACAAGATGCACATGCTGTGCGAAGTCGGCCTCGGCTATGTGAAGGTCGGCCAGCAGGCGACCACGCTTTCGGGCGGCGAGGCGCAGCGGGTGAAGCTGGCCAAGGAATTGTCCAAGCGCTCCACCGGGCAGACGCTCTATATTCTGGACGAGCCGACCACCGGCCTGCATTTCGAAGATGTGCGCAAATTGCTGGAAGTGCTGCACCGCTTGGTGGAGCAGGGCAATTCCGTGGTGGTGATCGAACATAATCTGGACGTCATCAAGACGGCGGATCACATCCTAGATCTCGGCCCCGATGGCGGCGTGCGCGGGGGTGAGATCGTGGCCCAGGGCACCCCGGAACAGGTCGCCGCGACAGAGGCCAGCTATACCGGCCAATATCTCAAACCGATGCTCACCCGCGCAAAAGAACCCGCCGAGTAAGCCGCAAAGATCCTCCCCGAGCTAGCTCGGAGAGGGGGACCGCCAAAGGCGATGGAGGGGCAAAAAGCCACAACACCAGATGTTCCGCGATCCCGCCCCCAAATCCACGCAAGCCACCACACGCCGCGCGCGCAGCCTGCGCCGGCGCATGAGCCTGCCCGAAGTGCTGCTATGGCGCTATCTGCGCGGGCAGCCCGGCGGCATCAAGTTCCGCCGCCAGCACCAGACCGGCCCCTATGTGCTGGATTTCTACTGCATGGATGCAAGCCTGGCTGTCGAGGTGGACGGCAAGGCGCATGACGATCCCACCCGCGCCGCGCGGGACGAAGCGCGCGATGCCTGGCTCGCCCGCCACGGGATCGGCACTCTGCGCATTCCCGCCCGCGAGATCCTCGCCGATCCGGCGCGTGCGGCCGAGGCACTGCTGGACCATGCGCGGTCCCGCCTGCCCCTCCACCACCCGGCTGCGCCGGGCGGTCCCCCTCCCCGAGCCAAGCTCGGGGAGGATCAGAAGGCCTGAACCGCAGCAAAAAAAAAAGATCCTCCCCGAACTAGTTCGGGGAGGGGGACCGCCAAAGGCGGTGGAGGGGCGAGGGCGCTGGGCCAGCCCTGTCTGAACGCCCTCCCGCTAGCGAGGGGGGCGGGGCCAGTATTCTACTCGTGCGGGCGGTTCGGGGGCACAAGGAATGCTGGGCGCAGCACAACCGGTCTTAGCTTGACCGTATGGGAAGGCGGATCGAGCGAGCCGCTGGCAAGTTAAGTATACTGCGCCGGAAGACTTGATAGGGGCTTTATTTTTTCAGTAAATTGAATGAACGTCTAGCAGAATTTGAGTTGGGGTTGTCGATATTGAAGGGGGGGGGATGTGGAGTGCGATTAAATCTCTTGTTTGTCCGAAGTCAAAGGCAGTGCTCGAGAAAGTTGAGCCGAAAAGACAACATTTAACAGGACACATGGGTCACAGAAGGAGAGACTGTTGGTGGGATCCAATCTATAGTCCGGACCTCGATGGAGAGCTCACAGAGGGCGACTGGAATTTTAATCAAACCGCCGGGCCATGCCAAAAGTTCTTTATTGGAAAACAGCTTGATGGCGTTGTGTCTCGTGGAGATACGTTCAAAGTTATTGGCATTACATTTAAGGACTGTGATTTCCAAGGACTGTTCGACTCTGATACGCTTTTTATGTTCGACAGATGTATATTTGTCCGCTGTGACTTTGCGTATTCAAAATGGATAGATGCCCATTTTCGAAATTGTATTTTTGAAAATTGTTCGTTTTCATTATCACATTTCAATCGATGTGAATTTAGGAGTAACAAATTCAAAAAAATTGGCATATCTGGAAGCAAGACCGTCTTTGATAGAACATTTGTGACGAATCCAAATGAATTAATTGAAGCGGGGTGCAGTGGCGTACATCCAGATGAAGGAAAATGGAAAAACAGCCTATATCAATGGTTCAGGCTGCAGGGCACGAGAGCTCATCTTGCAAGGACATTGCTCTCATCGCACGATTCAGTCGGAGATGATTATACCTTTTACAAGACGGCGAAGTTGCATGATCTTCAGCAATCAAAGGCAAAAATTGCTTCGAATATATTTAATATCCTTTTTCCGGAAGATCGCAGCCGGTTGTCATCATTTTTTGGCCTAATTTTCAATTTATTTGAGAATCTGCTTCTTAGACTTATAGGTTTGTTGAATGGGTGGGGCGCATCAGCCTTACGGCCGCTCATTGGAATTGCCGGATTATGGCTTGTCTCTGGGTGGGGTTATCTGCATCTCTTTGGTGTAGGGCAGCCGTGGCAAAAAAGTTTCAACATCACAATTTTAGCCGGTTATAGTAATGAATACGTTATTGGTATGCATAATAACTTGGCTATATTTCAGAGTATTCACGCCGTCTTGGCTGTAATTTTTTACACTATCTTCTTTGGGACAATAATAGCAAGGCTCTCGAGAGTGAGATGAGTTCAGCGTTAATTTTATATGGAAGTCGCGCTCGGGAAGATGCTCGCGAAGGCTCTGACGTAGACCTCCTCGTTTGCCCGCCTAAAGGTAACCCTTTGGCGCCCCGAAAGTTTGATGGGCTAAGTATTCACATTTACCCTCAAGACTGGCTAGTCTTGAAGGCGCGGGAAGGAGATCTATTTGCCTGTCATATTGCGTTCGAAGGTGTTTCTATACTCTACGGTGAGCGCTTTTTAGGAAAGATGAAAAGCTGCTTTCAGTGGAAAGAAAGTTACCAAGAGGAGCGTGAGATGGCTCTCGCTATTCTAAGTCTGACATCGCGTTCTGATTGGGCCTACAATGAGGAGATAAGAAGGCGTTTTTTTTGGGCAGTTCGAACTTTGGCCTTGACGATCCTCGGGGATCGCAGGGTGATTGATTTTTCACTCGAGTCAATTAATTCGGCCTTAAAGAGAAGCGATATCGATAGCCTTTTTCAGAGGCGCGAGAATGCAAGTTTTGACGAATGTAAAATTCTTGCAGAAGATATACTTCAAGAATTTGATTGGTATAATGATATGGATATAGCTGATTTGACTAAACATTTGTTGGATCTTGGTGGAATCGGATTAAATACTGTAAAGCTTGTCGAAACTCACCAAGCGATCGATGTGGGATCGCTTCCCGCCTATATTTGATCCTTCCCTACAGCCCCCAATCCATGCTCCGCCCGGTTCCCTGCATCCCAAACAGGTGAACCATGTCCGATCTCTCCCCCGCCGCTTTCCCCGTTCCCGCTTGCCCGCCGCTCTTCTCGCCCCGCCGGCAGAGGGATTTTTGCGAGGCGCTGTCGCAGCATGGCAATGTCCGGGTGGCCTGCCGGGCGGCCGGGGTCAGTCCGCAGACGGCTTATCGCGCGAAGCGGGGTTCGGAGGATTTTCGGGCCTGCTGGGATGCGGCATTGCTGCTCGCGCGCGATCATGCGGAGGCGGTGCTGGCGGACCGGGCGCTGAACGGCGTGGAGGAAGCGGTGTTCTATCATGGGGAGGAGGTCGCCACGCGGCGGCGTTATGATACCCGGCTGCTGCTTGCCCATCTCGCCCGGCTGGACCGGATGGCCGAAAAGATGGAGGAAAGCGGGGCAGGCTCCCCCCATGGCGGCGGCTTTGATGAGGCGCTGGACGCGCTGGCCCATGGCGCGCCGGTGGCGGGGCCGGGCGGGGCGCTGTCCCCGCGGCGCGAGGTTCAGGACAAGGATGACGGGGAAGTGATCCCTGCCTTTGAACGGCGCTTGCACGCGATGGAAGCGGCGCGGCCCTTCGATGCGCCGCCGCTCAGCGCTCTCGGCGATGCGGGGGAGGTGGAGGCGGTGCAGCTCCTCGCCTTTGAAGCGGGTGAAGAGGAATGGTGGCTGGTCACTCCCGATGAGGAGGATTTGCGGGCCATGCGCATGGCGAATTTCTGATCGCAGGACAGTGTTCCAGCCGTTCCAGCCGTGCATGGCGCGCGATGAAATGAGGGGCGATTTCCTCCCACGGGCGATTTGCGGTATCTTCCCCTCCAGCGGTCCGACGTGGCCGGGCTCTCTGCGCGGCGCGTCGCAAACGCGTGTGGGAGAGTGGAAATGGGATTCACGCGGAATGCGGGGCTATGCGCCCTGTCGGCTGCGCTGCTGGCCGGCCCGGCCGGGGCGCAGGATTATGTCGGCATAAGTGCCAATCTGTTCGGCACCTCCATACCGGGCGGCGGGGCAGGCGGCGATGCCAGCGCGGATTTCAATGGGGAGATAGACTTCACCCAGGACCGGCTGTGCTATTACTTTGAAGGGACGGGGCTGGCGGATGCGCAATCGGCCCATATCCACGAAGCGGCAGAGGGCAAGGCCGGGCCGGAAGTGGCCACTCTGGAATTGCCGGCCGAAGATGCGGACGAGGTGTGTATGACGCTGGAACGGACGCTGCTGGAATGGATGGCGCGCGATCCCGGCTCTTACTACGTGGATGTGCACACACAGGCGCATCCGGGCGGGGCAGTGCGCGGGCAGATGGGCTGACGGCGGGAACCCCGGCGCGGGCCCGTGCATTTTCGCGGCAGGGGTGGCGCCGGTTGCCCGCATCCCCCTCTGGCCGGTGTCACCTCCCGACTGGAAAGGGAGAATGATGCACGCGATCTGCAAATCCACCTTCATCGCGCTGGGGGCGCTGGCGCTTACCACGACGGCCACGGCCCAGCAGAGCAAGAACCCCGTTCTTTCCGCCACGATCGACGATGGCGTGGGCAGCGGCCATTTCACCGCGGTGATCGATCAGGAAGCGGGGCAGATGTGCTACATGCTGAATATCGCGACGCATGAAGCGGCAACCGGCGCCCATATCCATGCGGGCGCCAAGGGTGAAAGGGGCGATGTGGTCATTCCGCTGGCTACTCCGGTGGACGGAGCGAGCGGCGATTGCGTGGATATAGGGGCGGAGATGGCGCAGGCGCTGATTGCCGGCCCGGGCAATTATTACGTCAATATCCACACCGGCAGCTTCCCCCAGGGCGTGGTGCGCGGCCAGTTGCGGGGGTAGGGCGTCAGTCGGAAAGAAGCGCGAGCTGGACCGTTCCGTGGCCGGCAGCAACGATGCCGACTTCCTCGGCGGCGCCGCGTGAAAGGTCGATCGTGCGGCCCTTCACGAACGGCCCGCGATCATTGATGCGCACTACGACCGAACGGCCGTTGCGCGGGTTGGTGACGCGGACCTTGCTGCCGAAGGGCAGGGTGCGATGCGCGGCCGTATGCTGTTGCGGATCGAACGCCTCGCCGCTGGCGGTGGGGCGGCCGGCGAAACGCTTGCCGTAATAGGAAGCGATGCCGGTGCCGAGATCCTCTGCCTGCGCCGGTTCGATCGTTTCGAGATCGACGGCGTGGTCCGGCACGGAAAGGGCGCTGGGCGGCCGGTCATATTTGACGAAGGCTGCGTCGAAATCTTCTTCGGAGGGGGCAAAGCGCGGCATGTCCACAGGCGCTTCCGCTGCAGGCGTCGCCACCTCTACGGCATCCGCGGCATTCACCGCGGTAAGCGATCCGACAAGGGCGAGCAGCGCCACGGCGCCAATCGCGATACGGTTCATCATTGCCCGAAACTCCCGTCCAATGAGTGGCCGACCCAATACCGGAGCGCTGTGGGAAGGAATACCCTGTGGCGGGCACTTCGCCCTGCGGTGCACTCGACTCATCCCGAAACAGTGAGAATTCGGAAACCTCCCCGCACAACTGGACGCTGCCTGTCGGCGCTGGTGAACGGTTAGCCGTGAGTGCGAGTCGGTTGCTGCTGCCCTACTCGTGCAGGAGCGGGCAGTGTGCCGCATCGATTCGCAAATATGGTGGCACAAAGAGAAATGGGGCCAGCCTTGCGGCCGGCCCCTGTTCACGGATGGCTTCGTCAACGCCTTGACGAATCGTCCGAAATTACTTGCCGTCGCGCTGGGCCAACAGGCGCAGGCGCAATGCGTTCAGCTTGATGAAGCCTTGCGCATCCTGCTGATCATAAGCGCCCGCGTCGTCTTCAAACGTGACGTGACGTTCGGAATAGAGCGAATCCGGGCTCTTGCGTCCGACGACGGAAGCGAGACCCTTGTACAGCTTCAGCCGTACGGCGCCGTTCACGCGTTCCT
Proteins encoded in this window:
- a CDS encoding cell wall hydrolase yields the protein MGDHSPTIDTIPQDFHAKLTRRGRSRPISARRRSVGRQGIAVLGAAIALPAIVAPQGWNFSDAGAVVPQVTPMGFETPGESFPGSAFYYLDDLPYLPQGDSVIADRDTAGGDANPADAPARPMLADGTPLDRVRAQKCLTMAIYYEAALEPDAGQQAVAQVVLNRVANGNYPDNICGVVFQGSDRSTGCQFTFTCDGSLARQPEKRWWDRAAKVARAALSGAVYKPVGLATHYHTLAVNPHWAGSLQPVGTIGAHRFYRWRGMAGTSSAFTRAYAGGEPLPAPYLPAPPAAKAGVAAPSASVQAAAVLTGYEPVSIPEPFPGTKPAIAQPPGANPLDRSGTVKPQYARSGQWLDKP
- a CDS encoding lysozyme; this encodes MRTLIGRMRQRRSERRARRAARMPHRRKRKAALALSAGVMGLSAGAMHQAPQSQPAFAMQMIGPEERKPAAEMQPSDALMEILVEEEGVRHTVYRDAAGNPTVGVGHLVAASDGLRIGQRVGQDRILDFLEEDLKEAKRAVMRLTGDLPLYQHEFDALVDLVYNVGEGNLSEDRSPRLNEAIAAADYDAIAEELGYHQASGVNARGLVYRSERRAAIWAEGEYEDPRPARHQLETRRA
- the thpR gene encoding RNA 2',3'-cyclic phosphodiesterase encodes the protein MPRLFVAIRPPEIVRDVLHDAMEGIDAARWQSDEQLHLTLRFVGDVDVPLANDLAAELARVKAAPFPLQIKGVGHFEKKGRIHTAWAGVVAEPELLDLQRRVERACRTVGIAPETRKFTPHVTLARLNSSSGQIGDWLAAHGALEAQPFIVREMALYESTLGREGSHYQPVVTYPL
- the uvrA gene encoding excinuclease ABC subunit UvrA, which codes for MSLTTISVRGAREHNLKGVDIDLPRDSLIVITGLSGSGKSSLAFDTIYAEGQRRYVESLSAYARQFLEMMQKPDVEHIEGLSPAISIEQKTTSRNPRSTVATVTEIYDYMRLLWARVGVPYSPATGLPIEAQTVSNMVDRVMALPEGTRLYLLAPVVRGRKGEYRKELAEWQKAGFTRVRIDGEIYQIEDAPTLDKKYKHDIEVVVDRLAVREGIETRLADSFETALKLADGLAYVDLADGNVPGREAEESGGNLKGAGVPANRIVFSEKFACPVSGFTIEEIEPRLFSFNAPQGACPTCDGIGEKQLFDPQLVVPNEELTLKKGAVVPWAKSNPPSPYYMQVLSSLAKAYDFDLETPWKDLEPDQKMIILHGTGGMPVELTFKDGRKEYTVRKPFEGVIGNLNRRLMQTDSAFMRDELARFQTAQPCETCNGARLNEKALAVKVAGEHIAAPVRLSVSDALQWFTALPEKLNKQQQQIARAILKEIVERLGFLNNVGLDYLNLDRTSGTLSGGESQRIRLASQIGSGLSGVLYVLDEPSIGLHQRDNDRLLETLKRLRDLGNTVIVVEHDEDAIRAADHIVDLGPGAGVHGGAVVAQGTLKQILKSKTSLTAAYLNGTREIEVPAKRRKGNGHQITVHGATANNLKGVTASIPLGTFCCITGVSGSGKSSFTIDTLYAGAARTLNGARVVAGPHEKITGLEYCDKVIEIDQSPIGRTPRSNPATYTGAFTQIRDWFAGLPEAQARGYKPGRFSFNVKGGRCEACQGDGLIKIEMHFLPDVYVTCEECHGKRYNRETLEVKFKGMSIADVLDMTIEDAEEFFKAVPPIRDKMHMLCEVGLGYVKVGQQATTLSGGEAQRVKLAKELSKRSTGQTLYILDEPTTGLHFEDVRKLLEVLHRLVEQGNSVVVIEHNLDVIKTADHILDLGPDGGVRGGEIVAQGTPEQVAATEASYTGQYLKPMLTRAKEPAE
- a CDS encoding endonuclease domain-containing protein, translating into MFRDPAPKSTQATTRRARSLRRRMSLPEVLLWRYLRGQPGGIKFRRQHQTGPYVLDFYCMDASLAVEVDGKAHDDPTRAARDEARDAWLARHGIGTLRIPAREILADPARAAEALLDHARSRLPLHHPAAPGGPPPRAKLGEDQKA
- a CDS encoding pentapeptide repeat-containing protein codes for the protein MWSAIKSLVCPKSKAVLEKVEPKRQHLTGHMGHRRRDCWWDPIYSPDLDGELTEGDWNFNQTAGPCQKFFIGKQLDGVVSRGDTFKVIGITFKDCDFQGLFDSDTLFMFDRCIFVRCDFAYSKWIDAHFRNCIFENCSFSLSHFNRCEFRSNKFKKIGISGSKTVFDRTFVTNPNELIEAGCSGVHPDEGKWKNSLYQWFRLQGTRAHLARTLLSSHDSVGDDYTFYKTAKLHDLQQSKAKIASNIFNILFPEDRSRLSSFFGLIFNLFENLLLRLIGLLNGWGASALRPLIGIAGLWLVSGWGYLHLFGVGQPWQKSFNITILAGYSNEYVIGMHNNLAIFQSIHAVLAVIFYTIFFGTIIARLSRVR
- a CDS encoding nucleotidyltransferase domain-containing protein, which encodes MSSALILYGSRAREDAREGSDVDLLVCPPKGNPLAPRKFDGLSIHIYPQDWLVLKAREGDLFACHIAFEGVSILYGERFLGKMKSCFQWKESYQEEREMALAILSLTSRSDWAYNEEIRRRFFWAVRTLALTILGDRRVIDFSLESINSALKRSDIDSLFQRRENASFDECKILAEDILQEFDWYNDMDIADLTKHLLDLGGIGLNTVKLVETHQAIDVGSLPAYI
- a CDS encoding CHRD domain-containing protein; translated protein: MGFTRNAGLCALSAALLAGPAGAQDYVGISANLFGTSIPGGGAGGDASADFNGEIDFTQDRLCYYFEGTGLADAQSAHIHEAAEGKAGPEVATLELPAEDADEVCMTLERTLLEWMARDPGSYYVDVHTQAHPGGAVRGQMG
- a CDS encoding CHRD domain-containing protein, producing MMHAICKSTFIALGALALTTTATAQQSKNPVLSATIDDGVGSGHFTAVIDQEAGQMCYMLNIATHEAATGAHIHAGAKGERGDVVIPLATPVDGASGDCVDIGAEMAQALIAGPGNYYVNIHTGSFPQGVVRGQLRG
- a CDS encoding septal ring lytic transglycosylase RlpA family protein yields the protein MMNRIAIGAVALLALVGSLTAVNAADAVEVATPAAEAPVDMPRFAPSEEDFDAAFVKYDRPPSALSVPDHAVDLETIEPAQAEDLGTGIASYYGKRFAGRPTASGEAFDPQQHTAAHRTLPFGSKVRVTNPRNGRSVVVRINDRGPFVKGRTIDLSRGAAEEVGIVAAGHGTVQLALLSD